TCGGCCAAAGACTCAAGATCACCGGGGCCCACTGGAGCGAATCCGGAGCGAGCGCTAAGGCCCTGGTCCGCTCGCGGTTCTTCTCCCACAGCCCCGTCACACCTTTCCACGCCGTCCGACACGGCGCTTTCCCTACTGCAGCCTAGTTGCCTAAATCCAGGACACACCCCGCGGGTGTAGGGGTGCGAATCGTTTAGGGGAAGGGTTTTATGCTATACCAGGCGATGGACTGCCCGTTCCACTCGCCTAGCATCTCCAGCCAACCGGGCTTGAAGCCTGTGGGAACCGGGGCCAGTCCCGGCGGCAAGGCCGCCAAAGTTTTGCCGTCGAAGTAGGCCACGAGGCGGATTTGGTTGTTCGTCTCGGGGGATGCTCGCAGCGCTAGGAGGCGGTCGTTGGGATCGTCTTGCAGCCAGATCTCTGCGTACTGGTATGGGGCAAGGGGGCTGATAGAGTTCTGCCAGCGCAGCAGCGGGGTTACCGGCCCTCGGTAGAAGGCCCAGGCTTTGGGGCTCACGATCCGCACCTCATCGGCGCGGAAAACGTTGCCCTCCCAGCGCCCACTGGCCTCGAGCCACATTCCCGGAGCGACCAGGCGCAGCCAGGGAGAGTCGCTCAGCAAGCGGGTGGACCCGGTATAGACCTGTTTGCCGTCGTTGACGGTGACCTGGGCGTAATAGCTGCGGCGCTCTTGGTTATTGGAGCCCTGGGGGTTTCCTCCGCCCCAGTTGGCGTTGTTGTCTTTATTGTTGCTGCCGCTATTGTCCTTGCCAGCCTTATCTCCTTTATCTCCCTTGCCCTTGTCATCCCCTTTGTCTTCGTTCTTGTTGGTGCGCTCCTCGGCAAAGGCCAGCCCCCAAGGATCAAGGGGAGCGAACACCCTCAGGCTGAGCCCCAACATCAACAAGAGGGCGAGCGGGTGGCTAAGCGCGCGTCGCCCGGGCATGGGCTTCCTCCCGTGGAGGGTTGGCTTTGGGTAGGCTGAGGGTGACCTCGAGGCCGGGGCGAAGGTTTCTAAAATGTACGTTCCCCGATAGCGAACGGGCAATGTGGCGCACCAGGGCCAGCCCCAGACCCAACCCCGGGAGCTGGGGGTTGAGCCGCAGGAAGGGCTCGCCCAAGCGCGCCAGGGCTTCTTCGGGCACACCGGGGCCTTGGTCCCGGACTTGTACGAATACCTCCTGGCCGGCCTTACCCAGGTGAACCCGCACCGGCCCCTGGCTGTATTTGCAGGCGTTTTCGATCAGATTGCCGATGGCCTGGGCTACTAGCTCGCGGGGGCCAACGCTCCAGATTGCGCCCTCGAGCGTGACCTCGATCCGGTGCCGGCGCGCAGGCGGCATCCCAGCTACTACCGACTCCACCAGGGTGTGTAGGTTGAGGGGGTGGGGGTCGGGCTCGGGGCTACGGGTGAGGGTCAGAAGGCCGTTTAGAATGTCTTCGATGCGGCGCAGCCCGGCTTCCAGGTGGGGCATGGCCTCGGCCTGGCTTACCAAACCCTGTTGCATAGCCTCAATCTGGGCGCGCAGGGTAGCCAAGGGCGTACGCAATTCGTGCGAGGCGTAGCGGGTAAAGCTCTTCTCGCGCTCGAGGAAACCCCGCACCGCGTGCGACATGCGGTTGAAGCTGTGGGCGAGTTGGGTGAGTTCGTCGTTGCCCGAGGGGACCGGGATAGGTTCAGGGAAGCGCTGCTGGGCTAGGTCGTGGGCGGCCTTGGTAAGGTGGTGTACCGGGCGCATTAGGTAGCCCAGCAGTAAGGCCGTCAAGAATACGGCTAGCAGTAGGGTAATCGGTAGCGCGATGGATAGGGTACGTAGGTAAGCCGCTAGCGAGGATTCCAGGCTGTGGGCTGGGATGGCGGCCTCGAGCAGATACCCTTGCTCGAGCGGGATCCGGGTGCGCAACCAGCCGGGGCCGGGTGGGGGAAAGGGGCCCCCGATGTCCAGGTAGGTAAGGCCGTCCTTCTGTACCCGAAAGCGCCCCTCGTTCCATCCGGGCACCTCCGAGAGCCGCTCGGGGATGAGGGTGGGGGGGGTGGTGCGCAGGTCTATCGCCTGGGCGACTGTGTGGGCACGTAGCGCCAGGTCCCCCGTGAGGTTTTGCTGGAGGGTCTGGCGAAACTGCCAGTAGCCCAAACCGCCCTCGAGCCCAACCGCAATCACGGCTAGAACGGTAAAGGCCAGCACCATCCGAGTACGGAAGCCCAACATTGCCCTCTCCCTTTTCAATCTACCGAAAGGAGACGCTTCGGGGTGTGAGCTGCGCAGATGGAGCACGCCTTTCTCCCATCCCGCGCCCAGGGCGTAGGGGTGTACGAGGAGAGGGGAGGTGCAACGGTCGCCCATGGCAAGCCGGGTCAGAGCCCTAGCCGGTAACCCCCGGGCATGGTCAAGATCGCTTCGGGGGCGAGCTTTTCTCGCAGGCGATGCACATAGACCCGGAGGATGCGGTGACCGGAGGCAACCTCTGGAAAGAAGCGCTCCAAAAGCTCCTCGACCGTGAACACCCGCTCCGGGTGCATAGCGAACAGCTCGAGCAGGGCGAACTCCTTTTCCGAGAGTTCTAGACGTCTGTAGTGCCACAGGGCTTGTCGGGCCACAAAATCCACCTGTAGAGGGCCGCGCTGGAAAGTGGACTGCTTGTGGGAGGCGTTGCGGCGGAGCAAGGCCCGTACCCGCGCCAGGAACTCCGCGAGCGAGAAGGGTTTGAGCAGATAGTCGTCTCCCCCCAAGTCTAGCCCTCGTACCCGGTCCTCCACGGCGTCGCGGGCACTGAGGAAGAGGATGCTGCCTCTGTATCCCGCGCGGCGCACCGCCTGGGCGAACTCGAAACCGGCATCTACCCAGCTTGTGCTTTTCGACCCGGTTGCTCCTTGGGGAAACATGATGTCCAGCACGATGAGATCCGGCTCGAGGCTTTCGAGATGGGCATACGCCTCCTCCAGATTGCTGGCCCAAGAGGCCTGGTAGCGCTCCTTTTGCAGCAGGGCCAAGAGGGGTTGGGCTAGCCCCGCCTCGTCTTCGACGATCAGGATACGCATCAGGATTCTCCACCGTAGAAAAGACGTTGGCGATGGCTCTTGGTAACTCGCATACGCAAGACAGGGATCTCAGGCCGGGGGTTCGGGGAAGCAGGGGCGCTGGCTAGGCGGTGGCCCCATTCTGAAACCCCTACTGTAAAGGCGGCCTTATTTTAACCCGATCTTGCGGGCCAGCAGCGCGGTGCTACTGCTGGGAACTCCCTTGACCTCGACCATCTGGCCGGTCCGGTCGCTGCCCCAGAACTCTTGAGCGGTGAGGGGTTTGCCGTTTTCCCCGGCCAAGCTTTGGCCGCCCACCTTCTCCTGCTGGTACACGGTCTGATCGTTCACCGATACGGTGACCCCATTGACCGTGAACGTTTTGGCGGTGGCGTTGAAGTTGGCGATTGTCCCCTCGAGCTCGGCATTGCCGGGTTCTTCGTCGTCTTGCGTGGTTACTTTGACCCGAATGGCTTTGACGGTGGTGCCCGAAAGCGCCCCCTTCACCTCTACCTCGATCCCATCAGCGAGCGTGCCGATCACGGTGGCGGCGGAGTAATCCACGCTTAGCCCCTCGACCTGGAAGGTCTGAGCGGCAGGATTGAGATTGCCGACCAAGCCCCGGAGCTCGATTCGGGTACCGTCGGGGACGTCCGGCTTCGCGTTCCCTTCGATGGCCCGCACCCGAAGGGCGGTGATGATGGTGCCGGATTTGCTTCCCCTAAAGCGGACGACCGCGCCCTCCACCAGCGTCCCCCGCACTGTGGCCTTGCTGTAATCTACAGTATAGGTCTGTAGCCCGTAGGTGAAAGTCTGGGCGGTCGGGTTCAGCTTGCGGATCGGAACCATCAGCTCTACACGGTTAGGATCATCGCTGCTTTCGCGCTCGAGCCGCGTCGCCACGATGGCATCGTCGGGGTCTTGGGGTCGGGGAATCCCGGCTACTTTCAGGTAATCGCCCGCGGCCAGGTCGGCCAGGGTCAGAGGGGTTTCGGTTCCGTCGGCGTTTTCCTGGAAGATCAGGGTCTTGTCGGTGACGAAAGCTTTGAGCCCAGCTACCACGACGAACTTCCCGGCTAGGTCCACCTGATCGGCCTGCCCTTGGGCCCGGTAGCGCGCCTCGAGGTCGCGCACCTTGACCTTGCCGCCCTCCTCGAGCCCGCTCCCGGAGATCTCCATCCCGGCCTTGACCGCCGCCGCGGTGGCGTCTTCGCCGTTTAGCGTCACTTTAGCGCTGCTCAGGTCGAGCACCTGGCCGTTCAGGGTGAGCATGGACGCGTTACCTCCCACCACCCCCGAGACGGCTAGGGCCGTGCTTTGGGTTTGTGGCGAGGTGCTGCACCCGGCCAAGGCCAGCAGCCCACCGGCGCATAGGAATACCCCGATCTTTCGCATAGGTGACCTCCGGGCCCAAGCCTAGAACCCCGGGGTAAACGTGAGATTAACCGCACTGCGGCAGGGGTTGTTTGGGGAAAGAGGCGATAGGGCTAGGG
The genomic region above belongs to Meiothermus sp. Pnk-1 and contains:
- a CDS encoding response regulator transcription factor, giving the protein MRILIVEDEAGLAQPLLALLQKERYQASWASNLEEAYAHLESLEPDLIVLDIMFPQGATGSKSTSWVDAGFEFAQAVRRAGYRGSILFLSARDAVEDRVRGLDLGGDDYLLKPFSLAEFLARVRALLRRNASHKQSTFQRGPLQVDFVARQALWHYRRLELSEKEFALLELFAMHPERVFTVEELLERFFPEVASGHRILRVYVHRLREKLAPEAILTMPGGYRLGL
- a CDS encoding DUF5666 domain-containing protein, which codes for MRKIGVFLCAGGLLALAGCSTSPQTQSTALAVSGVVGGNASMLTLNGQVLDLSSAKVTLNGEDATAAAVKAGMEISGSGLEEGGKVKVRDLEARYRAQGQADQVDLAGKFVVVAGLKAFVTDKTLIFQENADGTETPLTLADLAAGDYLKVAGIPRPQDPDDAIVATRLERESSDDPNRVELMVPIRKLNPTAQTFTYGLQTYTVDYSKATVRGTLVEGAVVRFRGSKSGTIITALRVRAIEGNAKPDVPDGTRIELRGLVGNLNPAAQTFQVEGLSVDYSAATVIGTLADGIEVEVKGALSGTTVKAIRVKVTTQDDEEPGNAELEGTIANFNATAKTFTVNGVTVSVNDQTVYQQEKVGGQSLAGENGKPLTAQEFWGSDRTGQMVEVKGVPSSSTALLARKIGLK
- a CDS encoding HAMP domain-containing sensor histidine kinase: MLGFRTRMVLAFTVLAVIAVGLEGGLGYWQFRQTLQQNLTGDLALRAHTVAQAIDLRTTPPTLIPERLSEVPGWNEGRFRVQKDGLTYLDIGGPFPPPGPGWLRTRIPLEQGYLLEAAIPAHSLESSLAAYLRTLSIALPITLLLAVFLTALLLGYLMRPVHHLTKAAHDLAQQRFPEPIPVPSGNDELTQLAHSFNRMSHAVRGFLEREKSFTRYASHELRTPLATLRAQIEAMQQGLVSQAEAMPHLEAGLRRIEDILNGLLTLTRSPEPDPHPLNLHTLVESVVAGMPPARRHRIEVTLEGAIWSVGPRELVAQAIGNLIENACKYSQGPVRVHLGKAGQEVFVQVRDQGPGVPEEALARLGEPFLRLNPQLPGLGLGLALVRHIARSLSGNVHFRNLRPGLEVTLSLPKANPPREEAHARATRA